DNA from Variovorax sp. V213:
GGCGGCGATTCGGTCATACCGAAGAACTGGGGCCCGAGGGGTGAATTGCAAGACGGCCGCCCGCCCACACATCTTTTGCGACACTCATTGCCCGTGATCTCCTCGCAGCCTCTTCCCGCATCGGCGCTCCCGGTCCACTGGGCGGGCGAGCTGCTGCATCTGCTGCCCGAGCATGCCCTCTGGTGGCCTGCCGGGCGCGTGCTGTTCATTGCCGACCTGCACATCGGCAAGGCCGCGACCTACCGCGCGCTGGGCCAGCCGGTGCCGGGCGGCACCACCCGGCAGAACCTGGCCCGGCTCGATGCGCTGGTTGCGGAGCACGCGCCGCAGCGCATCGTGTTTCTCGGCGATTTCCTGCATGCGGCGCAGGCGCGCACGCCCCAGGTGCTGGCGGCGCTTGGCGCCTGGCGCGCGGCGCATGCGTCCATCGGCATGACGCTGGTGCGGGGCAACCACGACAGCCGCGCGGGCGACCCGCCCGCCGCGCTCGGCATCGAGGTGGTCGACGAGCCTTGTCTGCTCGGCCCTTTTGCCTGCTGCCACCATCCGCAGACGCACGCCACGCATTTCGTGCTCGCCGGGCACCTGCATCCCGTGTGCAGGCTGCACGGGCCCGGGCGCGACAGTGTGCGGCTGCCGTGTTTCGCGAGCGATGCGCAGCAGGCCGTGCTGCCGGCCTTCGGCGAGTTCACCGGCGGGTGGTTGATGGAGCGGGCGCCGGGAAGGCGCTTCTATGCGGTGGGCGGCAAGTCCGTGTGGGCCTTGCCCGCATCGGACTGAGCGTTTGGCTCCCTCCCCCGGAAGGGGAGGGAGAAAAGAAAGCAACCTCAGAGAACGACGGGCTCGTCCGGCAGCTCGTTGGTGTCGGGCTGATTGTCCGCCAGCGGAAAGTGCGCAACCAGCAAGGCCGACATTTCTTCCAGCGCCTGCGTGAGCCCGTCCTCGAAACGGCCTTCGTGGAACGCCGCGCCCATGCGCTGCGCCATCGCGGCCCATTCGGCATCGTCGACGCGCGCGTCGATGCCGCGGTCGGCCACGATCTCGATCGCGTGCTCGGCCAGCAGCAGGTAGATGAGCACGCCGTTGTTGTGCTCGGTGTCCCATACGCGCAGCTTGCCGAACAGCGTGACGGCGCGCTCGCGTGCGGACGCGTTCCGCCTCAGGTAGGACCAGGGCAGGCCCGCCTCCACGCAGATGCGGATCTCGCCGCTGTGGCGCCGCTCGCTCGCGCCGACACGCGCCGCAAGGCGCTCCATGGCGGCATCGGGCAGCACGCGCCGGACGTCGGCCTCGTCCATCCACTGGTGGCGCCAGATGCGGCCGAGCCTGGAGAAGAGCGATGCCATGCCTACCAATCCCCCGAGGCGCCGCCGCCCCCGAAATCGCCGCCGCCGCCGGAGCTGAAGCCACCGCCTCCGCCGCTGCCGCCGCCGCTGCTCCAGCCGCCACCGCCTCCACCACCGCCCCAGCCCCCGAATCCGCCGCCGCCACCACGGCGCCCAGGGCTCGACGCAGCCGCGGCCGAGAACAGCGACACCATGAGCGCCGCGAAGCCCGCCAGCACCGCGATGACCACGCTGGTGGTGATGAGGAAAGCAATCACGCCGATGCCGCCGCCCATGACGACCGAGCCCAGTTTCTTACCGACGATCGAGCGCACGATGGGCGCCGTGATGAAGACACCGATGAACAGGAAGATCGCGAGGTTCTCCCAGTCGATGCCTGCGCTGGAATCCTTGTCGCTGCCGCTGGACGGCTCGGGCAGCGCCTCGCCGTCGACCAGTCCGATGAGCCGCGCCACCGCCGCGTTCAGCCCGCCTGCGAAGTCGTTGTTGCGAAAACGCGGCTTCATCTCCTCGTCGATGATGCGGATGGCGGCGAGGTCGGGCACCGCGCCTTCGAGCGTCTTGGCCACCTCGATGCGCATCTTGCGATCGTTCTTGGCCACGATCACCAGGATGCCGTCGCCGACCTCCTTGCGCCCGATCTTCCAGGCATTGCCCACGCGGTTGGCGTAGCTCGCAATGTCTTCGGGCTGGGTGGTGGGCACCATCAGCACCACCATCTGCGAGCCCTTGCGCTGCTCGAAGGCGGCCAGCTTGGCTTCCAGATCGGCGCGCTCGGATTCGCCCAGGGTTTGCGTCTGGTCGATCACCCGCGCCGTGAGCGTGGGCACCGGCAGCAGGCCCTGCGCCCATGCTGTTGGCGCAAGGCCGGCCCACGCGGCCGACGCCAGCAGCACGGCGGCCAGCGCACGGCGGATCAGGGCAAGTGCCATTGAGCGGGGGTCTTACTTCTTGGGTGTACTGAAATCGACGGTGGGCGGCGTCGAGATCTGCGCTTCGTTCTGCACCGAGAAGTTGGGCTTGGGCTCGTAGCTGAAGATCTTGGCGGTGATGTTGGTCGGGAAGCTGCGCGCCAGCACGTTGTACTTCTGCACGGTCTCGATGTAGCGGTTGCGCGCCACGGTGATGCGGTTCTCGGTGCCTTCGAGCGTCACGCGCAGGTCGCGGAAAGCCTGGTTGGCTTTGAGCTCCGGATAGCGCTCCGCCACCACCATGAGCCGCGACAGCGCCGAGGAGAGCTCGCCCTGCGCCTGCTGGAACTTGTTGAAGGCCTCGGGGTTGTTGAGCGTCTCGGGCGTCACCTGAATCGAAGTCGCCTTGGCGCGCGCCTCGATCACCTTGGTGAGCGTGTCCTGCTCGAAGCTGGCTTCGCCCTTCACGGTGGCCACGATGTTGGGCACCAGGTCGGCGCGCCGCTGGTACTGGTTGAGCACCTCGCTCCAGGCAGATTTGCTGGCCTCGTCGAGCGACTGGAAATCGTTGTAGCCGCAGCCGCCCAGGGACAGGGCCGCAGCAAGAATCAGGAACCAGCGTTTCACGATCGACATTTGCATTACCTCCGCAGAATTGCCGGAAGGTAGCATAGATAGCTTCATGGCCATTGATCCACTTCAAGCCCTGCAGGCTGCCAATCGCCCGGGCGTGCCCGTGGTTGCCACCGCCGGCACGCTGCTGATTGCCGGCGCGACCGGTGCGTTGGGGCAGGAGCTGTTGCGCCGGCTCGCGGGCAGCCACCGTTATGCCCACGCCCGCGTGTTGTCGCGCGAACCCATTCGCGACGGGATGCGTGGCGTTGAAAGCTACCTGAGTTCCGGCCTGCCGATCGCGCAATGGCCGCTGACATCGGCCGACACCGCGGTGATTGCCTTCGATCCGCCCCGCCTGTACCACGACCGCGAGCGCGCGCTGTGGGTGCCGCAGCCTTCGGACCTGCCCGAGCTCTCGCGCTGGCTGCGCGCCTGCGGCGTGCAGACGCTGGCCATCGTGCAGCCGCACGACCAGGGCAAACTGCCCGAGGCGCTCAAGCGCGGCCTTGCGAGCCTCGACGAGCAGGCGGTGGTCGCCAACGGATTCGACCGCGTGATCCTCGTGCGCTCGGCGCGCAAGCCGCTGAACGCGAAGTTCGCCAATCCCGCCGAAAGGCTCGCGGCCTGGATGCTGTCGATCGTGCGCTTCATGGTGCCGAGCAGCGAGCAGCCGGTGCGCGCCTCCAAGGTGGCCGAGCTGGTCGATGTCGCGCTGCGTATCGCGCCGCCGGGCGTGCACGTGGCCGCGCCCGAGATGGTGTGGGAGGCCGCGCAGGGCCAGATGCAGGCGGTGGCCGAGCGCTGGCTGCGCTAGCTTCTCAGCCGCGCCACTGGCACAGCATTTCAGCCGAGTCGAGCACCAGCCCGAGGTGCAGCGACACCATGCTGAGCGCTGCGCTTTCCAGGTGCGCGTCGGTGCCGCGCACCAGGTCGCGCAGCACGATCACGCGGTAATTGTGGTTGTTGGCGTCGAAGGCCGTGTTGAGCACGCAGCAGTCGGTGAAGCCGCCGTTCAGCACCACCGTCTCGATGCGCTGGTTGCGCAGCAGAAAGTCGAGGTCGGTCGGATAGAAGGCCGAGAGGCGCCGCTTGGTCTCCACGCGCATGTCGCCGGGCTCGACGCGCGTCACCCACTCGGTCCAGGGCGAGCCTTCGATGGCATGCGCGTCGGCGTTCGGGATCGCGCCCACATGCAGCGGAAAGGTGCGGCGCCATGCGGATGGAATGCCGTGGATGTCGTCGGCCCCATCGGGCCGCAGCACCGATTTGACGTGCACGATGCGGACGCCCAGCGTACGCGCCGAATCATGAAAACTGTCGATGGGCGCCACCACGTCGCGCGCCCGCGGCGCGGGGCAGGGGCAGTCGGGGCTGTCGTCGAGGTGGCCGCGGTGCATGTCGATGGACACGACCGCGGTGGTGGCCGGGTTCAGGTAGTCGGCGAACTGCGCCGTGTCGAGCTCGCGCTCCTCGCCATAGACCCAGGCCTTCATCGCCGTTCCTCCCGCACATAGGGCTGGCCGAGCGCGCCGGGTTCGTCGTCGCCGCCGCGCCGGGCCAGCGCGACCCAGACCATCACGCCGAGCGTCACGGCATACGGCGTCATCATCACGAAGTACTGCGGCAGCTGCACGCCGGCCGCCGCAAGCTGCGGAATCAGCGCCTCGATGCAGCCGAACAGCAGCGCCCCCACCAGCGCCTTCCACGGCGACCAGCGCGCGAAGATCACCAGCCCCACCGCGATCCAGCCGCGCCCGCCGGTCATGCCCGCGATCCAGAGCTTGGTGCTGACCACCGAGATGTAGGCGCCGGCCAGGCCCACCAGCGCCGAGCCCGCGAGCACCGCCGCAAGCCGCCACATGGCAACGCGGATGCCGGCCGCGTCGGCGGCCTGCGGGTTCTCGCCGACCGCGCGCAGCCGCAGCCCGGCCGAGGTGCGCGATAGAAACCAGGCCACCGCGAGGAAGATCGGCAGCGTGAGCCACCCCATCGCGTTCTGTTCGAACAGCCGGCCCACGCCGGGCAGCAGCGACAGCGGCCACAACGCCATGCCGCCGATGCCTTCGGTGGCATGGTTGGTCCATTCGGCCAGCGATCCGACCAGCGCCGTGAGGCCCTGGCAGAAGAACACCAGCGCGAGCCCCGCGATCACCTGGTTCACGCGCAGCCAGATCACCATCACCGCGAACAGCAGCGAGACCGCGCTGGCCGCGAGCATCGCAAGCACCAGCGACACGGCCGGCTGCCCGAGCGCCAGCTGCGCGCCGATGCCGGCCAGTGCACCGACCAGCATCAGCCCCTCGGCGCCGAGCGAGAGCACGCCCGCGCGCTCGCTGATGATCAGGCCCAGTGCCGCAAGCGCGTAGGGCACCGCGAAGTCCGGCGTGCTCGCGAGCCAGTTGAGAGCGATGCTTCCGCTCACTGAGCCGCCTCACCACCCACACGGCGCAGCCGGTGGCGAATGAAGAAGTCGCTCGACGCCACGCACACCACGATGACGGCCTGGATCAATTGCACCATCGAGAACGGCACCTGGTAGAACACCTGCAGGCTGCGGCCGGTGACGAACAGGGCCGCCACCAGCAGCGCCACCACGGTGGCCGCGAGCGGGTTGTTGCGCGCGAGAAAGGCGATCAGGATGCCCGAGAAGCCATAGCCCTGGTAGAAGGCCTGCGTGAGCCGCCCTTCCTGGCCGGCGGCCACCGCAAAGCCCGCGAGCCCGGCCATCGCGCCCGACAGCAGCACGGCGCCATAGATGGTGCGGCGCACCGGCACGCCGTTGGCATGCGCCACGCGCGGATTGGCATCGACAAAACGCAGGTACAGCCCCGCGCGGCTCACGCCCACCAGCCACCATGCGACGAGTGCCACCACGGCCGCCAGCACGATGGCGCTGCTCACGCCGGCGCCCAGTTCGGGCAGCCGTTCGAAGGCACGGAACTGCGGCGAATAGGGAAAGTTGTCCTTCGGGTCCTTCCAGCTGCCGTAGACGAGGTGCAGCAGGAAGTTGGCCGCCATGTAGTTGAGCATCAGCGTGGAGATGATCTCGTTCACGCCCAGCCTGATCTTCAGCCATGCCGGCCCCAGCACCCAGAGCAGCCCGCAGCCGATGGCGGCCGCGAACATCAGCGGCAGGCGCAAGGGCTCGGGCCCGATCTGCCACATCGAGACGGCCGTTGCGCCGATGGCGCCCCAGATCATCTGGCCCTCGAGCCCCAGGTTCCAGAAGCGCGCGCGAAACGCCAGCGAGCCGGCCAGGCCCACGAGGATCATGGGCGCGGCCTGGAACAGCACGGCGCGAAAGTTCTGGCCGTCGAAAAAGGTCTGCATCACGAACTCGTTGGCGAGCTCGTCCGCGGGGACGCCGGCCGCCACCAGGATGGCGGCGGAAATCGCAAGCCCGACCAGGAGCGCCGCCGCAAGAATCAGCGCCTGCCGCCGCCATCCCATGTGCTGCCGGATTTCGAGCGCATAGCGCCGGCCCGCCAGCGGTTGGCGCCGCGCCCGGTGCGCGGCCTCCGGATCGGTTTGCGCCGCCTCGGAGATGGCCACGAGCGATGCGTCAGCCATGGTCCACCATCGCCTGTCCGATGGCCTGCCGGTCGGCCGGCTGCGCAAACTCGCCGGCAATGCGCCCGCGCGTCATCACACCCACGCGGTCGGCGAGCTGCAGCACCTCGTCGAGGTCTTCGCTGATCAGCAGCACCGCGGCCCCGCCGTCGCGCGCAGCGCGCAGGCGCGCATGCACCTCGGCGCTGGCGCGCACGTCGAGCCCGCGGCTCGGGCTGTGCGCCAGCACCAGCGAAGGCGACTTGCCGAACTCGCGCGCGAGCACCAGTTTTTGCGCGTTGCCGCCGGAGAGCAGCGCGGCCTTCTGCGCCACCGAGCGCACGCCCTGCACGTCGAAGGCGCGCACTGCTTCCCGCGTGTCGTCCTGGATACGGCCGCGCCGCAGATGCCAGGCGGGACCGTAGCGCCCCGTGTGCACGCGGCCGATGGCGTAGTTCTCGGCCACCGAAAGGCTGCCCGCGAGCGCCAGCCCGTAGCGATCGGCCGGAATCGCGGCAATGCCCACGTTGCGGCGTTCCGGCGCGCCCATGGCCTTGAGATCGCCGTGGCCTTCGAGATGGATCTCGCCTTCAAGCGCGCCGCCGGCGTCGGGCAGGCCCATGATGGCGTCGGCCAGCTCGCCCTGCCCATTGCCGCCGACACCGGCCAGGCCATAGATTTCGCCCGCATGGAGTTGCAGGTCGACTCCGTCGAGCACTCGGCGGCCTTGAGGCGATGCCGCCGAGCGCAGGCCGCGCACCGTGAGCCGCACCGGGCTGCGCGGGGACTTCGCCGCCTGAAAGCCTTGAGCGGCAATCGATTCGCCCACCGTGAGCTTCACGAGCTCGGCCACCGAGGTGGCACCCGGCTCCAGCGTGGCCACCGTGCGGCCGCCGCGCATCACCGTCACGCGGTCGGCGTAGGTCTTCACGTCGGCCATCTTGTGCGTGACCAGCACCACGGCGGAGCCGGCGCGCGCGAGCCCCCGCACCGTCTGCAACAGGCGCGCGGCTTCCTGGTCGGTGAGCACCGCGGTCGGCTCATCGAGGATCAGGATGCGCGCACCCGCGAGCAGCACCTTGAGAATCTCGACCCGCTGCTGCTCGGCAATCGAGAGCGCATCGATGCGCTTGGCGGGATCGATCTCGAAGCCCAGCTCCGAGGCCTTGTTGCGGATGTCGCGCGAGATCTCGCGCAGGCGTTCCCCGTGGCTCTGGAACTCGGCCGGCGGCGGTGCGGTGAGCAAGATGTTCTGTGCCACCGTGAAAGGCCGCACCAGCTTGAAATGCTGGTGGACCATGCCGATGCGGTGCCTGGCCGCATCGGCCGGTCCGGCAAAGCGCACCAGGTTGTCGTCGACCAGCAGCTGGCCGGCCTCTGGCGCGTAGAGCCCGGCCGCGATGTTCATCAGCGAAGACTTGCCCGCGCCGTTCTCGCCCAGCAGTGCGTGCACTTCGCCCCAGCGCGCAGCAAAGTGCGCGTCGGTCAGCGCCGCAAAGCCGTCGAAGGACTTGCGGATGCCGGTGAGCTCGAGCGCGTTGGACACTGGCTGCCTGCCTGCTTCTTACTTCTGAGTGACCACGCCCTTGACGAACCAGTCCATCTTCCAGAGGTCGGCGTCCGACAGCACCGCGCCCTTGGCCACGCGCTCCTTGCCGTCGCGGTCGGCGAGCGGGCCCGCGTACACCTGCTTGCCCTTCATGATGGCGTCGCGCTCGGCGGTGATCTGCGCGGCCTTGTCCTTGGGCACCGCGGGGCCGAAGCCCGCGATGTCGGTGCCGCCGTCCTTCATCTCGATGAAGGCGCCATAGGGCGCGGGCTTCCAGTTGCCGGCCATGATCTTCTTGAGCTCGGGTGTCAGGAAGCGGTCCCACACCCACACCGACGAGCACAGCGTGGCCTTGGGCGCGAACTGACGCAGGTCGCGGTGGTGGCCGGTGCCGTACACGCCACGCTCCTGCGCCACGATCTGCGGCGTGGGGCTGTCCACGTGCTGGCCGATCACGTCAGCGCCCTGGTCGATCAGCGCAGCGGCGGCGGCGCGTTCCTTGACCGGGTCGTTCCACGCGCCGGTATAGATCACGTTGACCGTGGCGTTGGGGTTCATCTTCTGCGCGCCCAGCGCGAAGGCGTTGACGGTCCAGTTCACCACGCCGAAGGGGTTGGCCGCGACGAAGCCGAGCTTGCCGGTCTTCGACGCCGCGCCCGCGGCCATGCCGCAGAGGTACTGGCTCTCGTAGGTGCGGCCATAGAACGATTCGAGGTTGCTTCCGTTGGTGGTGCCCGAGCCGTTGAGAAAAGCCACGCCAGGGTACTTGGCGGCCAGGTCCTTGAAGCTGTCGGAGTAGCCGAAGGCCGTGCCGATCACGATGTTGGCGCCGCGCTGGATGAACTTCTCGGCCGCGGGCTTGATGGCCGAGGCGTCTTCGGGCACGTTCTCGACGAACTGGATCTTCTGGCCGATTTCCTTCTCGACCTTGGCCCGTGCCTCGTCGAAGGCCTGCGTCCACCCGCCGTCGTTCTTCGGGCCGAAATAGAGCATCGCGATCTTCGGCTTGTCCTTCAGCGTGAAGCCGTCGGCCGCCATGGCGGGCAGCGCGAACGTCGCGCCGCCGGCTGCGAGCGCCAGGGCAAGGCCGAAGGTGAAGCCGTGGGGGGAAGTGCGCAACATGGAACGACCTTTCGTGGGGAGCAAGTCAAGGAAGAAGAGTGATGAAGGGAGCGGGGCGTGCCGCGTGCCGTCACATCATGAAGTTGATGCGGAACACATTGCCCTCGGGATCGAGCAGCACCGACTGGTACCAGTTGTAGTAGGTGACGTAGGGCGGCTTCACCAGCGTGGCGCCGGCCTCGAGCGCGACCGGCACCATGCGGTCGACTTCGTCCTTGCTGTCGACGTCGATGTTCAGCAGGAACTTCACGCCGCGTGTGTCGGAGAACTCGGCCAGGTGCAGCAGCTCGTAGGCGTCGAGCGCGTTGAAGCCCAGGCTCGACTTGCCGGTGTCCAGCCCGCGGAATATCGGCGAGCGGATCGCCTCGATCTCGGCGAAGCCGAACACGCGCTGGTAGAAGCCGCTGAGCGCGACCACGTCTTTCGCAAAGACGTTGACGTAGGAGAGATGCGCCATGCTCAGGCCACGGCCTTGGTGCCGCCGAATGTGGTCTGCTTGACGAACTTCGACGTGAGGTGGTCGCCCGACGAAATGGGCGCGTACTTCGGCTGCTCGCCCGGCGCAAGGCAGCTCGGCAGGCACGCGACCATCGCGTCGTAGTTGGGCTGGTGAAAGAACACCAGCGACTGGCGCCTGTTGGTGCTCGCCACCTCGAAGGGCGGGTTGACCACGCGGTGCAGCGTGGACACCCACTGGTCGTTGGTCCACTGCATCATCAGGTCGGCAATGTTGACGACCAGGCCGCCTTCCACCTGCGGCACGTCGACCCATTGGCCCGCCTTGTTGAACACCTGCAGGCCCTTGTCGTCGGGCAGCACGATGGTGAGGCTGCCGTAGTCGCTGTGCGCACCGGCGCGCAGCTGGCCCGGCAGCGGCGCTTCGCGCTGCGGGGGATAGCTCAGCACGCGGAACATGCTGATGTGCCTGTCGATCTTGTCGTCGAAGAACAGCTCGGGCAGCGAAAGCCCAAGCGCGAAGATGCGCATCAGCGAGCGCGAGAGATCGCTCATGGCCTCGAAGTAGTTCTCGTACGCTTCGCGGAATCCGCCGATGGGCGGCCAGCTGTTGGGCTCGAAGTGCGGGCCGGCGGCGGGGCCGCGGTGGTAGTCGTCGTCCGGCACGTTCGAAGGGCCGATCGAAAACGATTCCTTCAGGTCGCCGGGGGCGGCCTCTTCCAGGCTGTAGGAAAGCCCTTCTTCGCCGACGGCGCTGTAGCCGCGCACCGCGTCCTGGCGCGGACGATCGACCTTGCGCTTCTCGGCCAGCGGCATGTCGAAGAACTGGCGCGAGAGCTGCGACACGCGCGCGATCAGCTCGGCTGGAATGCCGTGGTTCGTGATGACGAGGAAGCCGATGCTGCGGCAAGCCTCGTCGACCTTTGTCGCGACCTCGGCCTTGCCTTCGGGCGTGCCCGCAAAGTAGGGCGCGAGATCGATGATGGGTACGGACAGCAGTGTTGTCATGTGTCGGTCCTCGTGCTTGGCATGCCTTTCGCCATGCAACGTCTGTGCCAGTTGGACCAAATGGACAAAACGCATCTGCCGCGTCAGCATGGTGCGCGCGCAGAGGCTTCAAAGGCCGGCTTGGCGCAACGCGATGCACCGCGGCCTTACAGTGGTGCGCGTTGAAAGAGTCCGTAATCGATGAAGCGAGGGAAGATGCCGAAGACCAAGGCGCTGGCCGCAGCCAGCAGCACAAAAAGCCCGGCGCGCAAGCGCGCGAAACCCGTCGTGCGCAGCGCGTCCGCGGTGAGCCGCAGGC
Protein-coding regions in this window:
- a CDS encoding isopenicillin N synthase family dioxygenase, yielding MTTLLSVPIIDLAPYFAGTPEGKAEVATKVDEACRSIGFLVITNHGIPAELIARVSQLSRQFFDMPLAEKRKVDRPRQDAVRGYSAVGEEGLSYSLEEAAPGDLKESFSIGPSNVPDDDYHRGPAAGPHFEPNSWPPIGGFREAYENYFEAMSDLSRSLMRIFALGLSLPELFFDDKIDRHISMFRVLSYPPQREAPLPGQLRAGAHSDYGSLTIVLPDDKGLQVFNKAGQWVDVPQVEGGLVVNIADLMMQWTNDQWVSTLHRVVNPPFEVASTNRRQSLVFFHQPNYDAMVACLPSCLAPGEQPKYAPISSGDHLTSKFVKQTTFGGTKAVA
- a CDS encoding ABC transporter permease, whose product is MADASLVAISEAAQTDPEAAHRARRQPLAGRRYALEIRQHMGWRRQALILAAALLVGLAISAAILVAAGVPADELANEFVMQTFFDGQNFRAVLFQAAPMILVGLAGSLAFRARFWNLGLEGQMIWGAIGATAVSMWQIGPEPLRLPLMFAAAIGCGLLWVLGPAWLKIRLGVNEIISTLMLNYMAANFLLHLVYGSWKDPKDNFPYSPQFRAFERLPELGAGVSSAIVLAAVVALVAWWLVGVSRAGLYLRFVDANPRVAHANGVPVRRTIYGAVLLSGAMAGLAGFAVAAGQEGRLTQAFYQGYGFSGILIAFLARNNPLAATVVALLVAALFVTGRSLQVFYQVPFSMVQLIQAVIVVCVASSDFFIRHRLRRVGGEAAQ
- a CDS encoding ABC transporter permease, with amino-acid sequence MSGSIALNWLASTPDFAVPYALAALGLIISERAGVLSLGAEGLMLVGALAGIGAQLALGQPAVSLVLAMLAASAVSLLFAVMVIWLRVNQVIAGLALVFFCQGLTALVGSLAEWTNHATEGIGGMALWPLSLLPGVGRLFEQNAMGWLTLPIFLAVAWFLSRTSAGLRLRAVGENPQAADAAGIRVAMWRLAAVLAGSALVGLAGAYISVVSTKLWIAGMTGGRGWIAVGLVIFARWSPWKALVGALLFGCIEALIPQLAAAGVQLPQYFVMMTPYAVTLGVMVWVALARRGGDDEPGALGQPYVREERR
- a CDS encoding LemA family protein, coding for MSIVKRWFLILAAALSLGGCGYNDFQSLDEASKSAWSEVLNQYQRRADLVPNIVATVKGEASFEQDTLTKVIEARAKATSIQVTPETLNNPEAFNKFQQAQGELSSALSRLMVVAERYPELKANQAFRDLRVTLEGTENRITVARNRYIETVQKYNVLARSFPTNITAKIFSYEPKPNFSVQNEAQISTPPTVDFSTPKK
- a CDS encoding YgcG family protein, encoding MALALIRRALAAVLLASAAWAGLAPTAWAQGLLPVPTLTARVIDQTQTLGESERADLEAKLAAFEQRKGSQMVVLMVPTTQPEDIASYANRVGNAWKIGRKEVGDGILVIVAKNDRKMRIEVAKTLEGAVPDLAAIRIIDEEMKPRFRNNDFAGGLNAAVARLIGLVDGEALPEPSSGSDKDSSAGIDWENLAIFLFIGVFITAPIVRSIVGKKLGSVVMGGGIGVIAFLITTSVVIAVLAGFAALMVSLFSAAAASSPGRRGGGGGFGGWGGGGGGGGWSSGGGSGGGGGFSSGGGGDFGGGGASGDW
- a CDS encoding ABC transporter ATP-binding protein; translated protein: MSNALELTGIRKSFDGFAALTDAHFAARWGEVHALLGENGAGKSSLMNIAAGLYAPEAGQLLVDDNLVRFAGPADAARHRIGMVHQHFKLVRPFTVAQNILLTAPPPAEFQSHGERLREISRDIRNKASELGFEIDPAKRIDALSIAEQQRVEILKVLLAGARILILDEPTAVLTDQEAARLLQTVRGLARAGSAVVLVTHKMADVKTYADRVTVMRGGRTVATLEPGATSVAELVKLTVGESIAAQGFQAAKSPRSPVRLTVRGLRSAASPQGRRVLDGVDLQLHAGEIYGLAGVGGNGQGELADAIMGLPDAGGALEGEIHLEGHGDLKAMGAPERRNVGIAAIPADRYGLALAGSLSVAENYAIGRVHTGRYGPAWHLRRGRIQDDTREAVRAFDVQGVRSVAQKAALLSGGNAQKLVLAREFGKSPSLVLAHSPSRGLDVRASAEVHARLRAARDGGAAVLLISEDLDEVLQLADRVGVMTRGRIAGEFAQPADRQAIGQAMVDHG
- a CDS encoding BMP family ABC transporter substrate-binding protein; translation: MLRTSPHGFTFGLALALAAGGATFALPAMAADGFTLKDKPKIAMLYFGPKNDGGWTQAFDEARAKVEKEIGQKIQFVENVPEDASAIKPAAEKFIQRGANIVIGTAFGYSDSFKDLAAKYPGVAFLNGSGTTNGSNLESFYGRTYESQYLCGMAAGAASKTGKLGFVAANPFGVVNWTVNAFALGAQKMNPNATVNVIYTGAWNDPVKERAAAAALIDQGADVIGQHVDSPTPQIVAQERGVYGTGHHRDLRQFAPKATLCSSVWVWDRFLTPELKKIMAGNWKPAPYGAFIEMKDGGTDIAGFGPAVPKDKAAQITAERDAIMKGKQVYAGPLADRDGKERVAKGAVLSDADLWKMDWFVKGVVTQK
- a CDS encoding TPM domain-containing protein, which codes for MASLFSRLGRIWRHQWMDEADVRRVLPDAAMERLAARVGASERRHSGEIRICVEAGLPWSYLRRNASARERAVTLFGKLRVWDTEHNNGVLIYLLLAEHAIEIVADRGIDARVDDAEWAAMAQRMGAAFHEGRFEDGLTQALEEMSALLVAHFPLADNQPDTNELPDEPVVL
- a CDS encoding cysteine hydrolase family protein, with product MKAWVYGEERELDTAQFADYLNPATTAVVSIDMHRGHLDDSPDCPCPAPRARDVVAPIDSFHDSARTLGVRIVHVKSVLRPDGADDIHGIPSAWRRTFPLHVGAIPNADAHAIEGSPWTEWVTRVEPGDMRVETKRRLSAFYPTDLDFLLRNQRIETVVLNGGFTDCCVLNTAFDANNHNYRVIVLRDLVRGTDAHLESAALSMVSLHLGLVLDSAEMLCQWRG
- a CDS encoding VOC family protein, coding for MAHLSYVNVFAKDVVALSGFYQRVFGFAEIEAIRSPIFRGLDTGKSSLGFNALDAYELLHLAEFSDTRGVKFLLNIDVDSKDEVDRMVPVALEAGATLVKPPYVTYYNWYQSVLLDPEGNVFRINFMM
- the pdeM gene encoding ligase-associated DNA damage response endonuclease PdeM, translated to MSSQPLPASALPVHWAGELLHLLPEHALWWPAGRVLFIADLHIGKAATYRALGQPVPGGTTRQNLARLDALVAEHAPQRIVFLGDFLHAAQARTPQVLAALGAWRAAHASIGMTLVRGNHDSRAGDPPAALGIEVVDEPCLLGPFACCHHPQTHATHFVLAGHLHPVCRLHGPGRDSVRLPCFASDAQQAVLPAFGEFTGGWLMERAPGRRFYAVGGKSVWALPASD